The window ATCTAATTTCCAGGCACGATTGACGTAGATGTTGTGGTCGAACAAGGGGAAGCACCTATTTTAAGTGGAGTAGAGGATTTAACTATTTCTTCTGATAAACCGTTTAATTTACTACAAGGCGTACCAGCTTATGATTTTGAGGGTAACGATTTAACATCTAAGATCGAAGTGATTCATAATACTATAGATATTGATGAAGTAGGGAATTATGAGGTCACTTATCAATTAAAAGATGAACAAGGGGCTACGGCCACTTTAAGGATAGAAGTTGAAGTTTGAGAAATTCCTGAAACGGGACTTTCGTTATTTAATTAAATAGGACCCCAGTTGGGGTCCTATTTTTGCATGAGATATTCTAACTTGTGTGAATCTTGATTCAGTTGTTCATTTATAATTTTAAAACCTTGCTTTTGATAAAATTGAACAGTAGCTAAGTTATCTTTATATACTGTCAAGCTTAAATGTTGATATTGACTAAAAACATAATTAAGAAGTGTACGCCCAATACCGTGACCTTGATAGGCTGAGTCGACGAACAGAGCTCCAATAAAAGAATGATCAAAGATACTAATAAATCCTTTAATGATGCCATCTTCTTCAAAGAGTGTTGTCTTAACATTTGGCAAATAAATATCTTTAACAATCTGATAATTTTGATCCCAGTAGTCAGTTGAAATAAAAGGGGGTGCTTTAATCGTACTTTTTAACTAGATATCCATTACTCTTTCAATATCCTCAGATTGCATGGTTCTAACTAAATTGTTAGTTTTAGTAGTAGAATTAGAGTCTTTATTAAACCAGTGATCAATTTGTTGAAGCATGGATTCTTTATTCTCCTCAAATTGTTTAAAGCGATGGGCATTAGCTCCAGATGGATGAGGGAATCCTTGTAGTATTTGTTCTTTTTTAATTAAGTGTTGATTGGCTAGATAAAGAAGTGCCTCTTCAACGCCTTTACCAAGTGGAATAATGAAAACATCATCTAGCTTAGATAACTCGTCGATAAAATGCTTTGTAATATACTCTAATAAAAGAGGAGTCTTTAATAACTTTGGACTATGTCCCGTATAATTCTTTCCTTTAACAAAGACGGGATATGGGATTAAGGAAATTGTATGCAGTAGTTCATCGTGTTCATTAAATAGTTGTTCGGCATGAGTAATTCCTAAATAGTTATTTAAATTTAATTCATTTAATAATGTGATTAAGTTTCGACGAAGACTTCCGCTAAAACGTCCCGCTACTTTACAACGATATTTTATTTCGTCTAGTGACATCTCATCAGCGATACACTGT of the Turicibacter sp. TJ11 genome contains:
- a CDS encoding immunoglobulin-like domain-containing protein; its protein translation is MVEQGEAPILSGVEDLTISSDKPFNLLQGVPAYDFEGNDLTSKIEVIHNTIDIDEVGNYEVTYQLKDEQGATATLRIEVEV
- a CDS encoding N-acetyltransferase, with the protein product MKAPPFISTDYWDQNYQIVKDIYLPNVKTTLFEEDGIIKGFISIFDHSFIGALFVDSAYQGHGIGRTLLNYVFSQYQHLSLTVYKDNLATVQFYQKQGFKIINEQLNQDSHKLEYLMQK